The following coding sequences are from one Eptesicus fuscus isolate TK198812 chromosome 7, DD_ASM_mEF_20220401, whole genome shotgun sequence window:
- the PVALB gene encoding parvalbumin alpha has protein sequence MSMTDLLSVEDIKKALGAFAAADSFDHRKFFQMVGLKKKSADDVKKVFQILDKDKSGFIEEEELGAILKGFSADARDLSATETKTLLAAGDKDGDGKIGVDEFSTLVAES, from the exons ATGTCGATGACAGACTTGCTCAGCGTGGAGGACATCAAGAAGGCCCTGGGGGCCTTTGCCG CTGCCGACTCCTTCGACCACAGAAAGTTCTTCCAGATGGTGGGGCTGAAGAAGAAGAGCGCGGACGACGTGAAGAAGGTGTTCCAGATCCTGGACAAAGACAAGAGTGGCTTCATCGAGGAGGAAGAGCTGGG AGCCATCCTGAAGGGCTTCTCTGCAGATGCCAGAGACCTGTCTGCGACCGAAACCAAGACGCTGCTGGCCGCGGGCGACAAGGATGGGGACGGCAAGATCGGGGTCGACG